Genomic DNA from Methanoregula sp. UBA64:
GTATGCGGAAACACCCTTGACCGCACAGATGCTCTTGTATACCATAATTTCCTCCCGTTATGGCAGCAGGCCGGCAGCGACAAGGCCGTCGGTCTCTTTAAAGCCGCACATGATGTTCATATTCTGGATTGCCTGGCCGCTTGCGCCTTTGACCAGGTTATCGATCGCCGAGACGGCGACAACCCGCAGGCCCTCGCTCTCGACTTTGATGTCGCAGAAGTTGCTCCCGCGGACCGCGGCAAGCATCGGCATCTGGTACCGGACAAAGAACTCGCCCTGGTAGAAGTCCCGGTACATTTTTTCCACCTCTTTTGTCTCCAGCGGTTCGTTTAGGAGGATGTGGGCGGTGGTGAGGATACCCCGGTTGACCGGGACGAGATGGGGGGTGAAGTAGACCTTTGCCTTTGAGCCCAAAAAGCCGAGCTCCTGTTTCATCTCGGCAAGGTGGCGGTGGCTCGTCCACTTATAGGGGTTGACATTGTCGCCGATATTGGGGTAATGGGTTGTTGCCGACGGGTTGTCGCCGGCCCCGCTCACACCGCTCTTCGAATCGAAGATCACAGTATGTGCGTATTTTGCAAGCGGTGCCGCTGCGAGCGTTGCGCCTGTCGGGAAGCAGCCGGGGTTTGCAACGAACTTCGCGTTTTGGTATTCTTTGCGGTGCAGCTCGGGGATGCCGTAGGGCGCTGCAAAGTAGTCCGTGTGGGGGACGCCATAGACCTTTTCGAATGTCTCTTTGGGGAGCCGGTAGTCTGCGCTTAAGTCCACGACTTTTATGCCCCGGGAGAGCAGCTTTCCCGCAATCGACATCGCTGCCGTGTGCGGGACCGCGAGGAACGCAACGTCCGCATCGATCTTCTCCGGCCCGGGGTTTTCGAATACAAGATCGGTTAAGCCCTTGAGCTGGGGATGGGCCTGGTCCAGGGGGGTCCCTGCCAGTTTGCGCGACGTGACGCAGGTCACCTTCGCGGTGGAATGATGGCACAGGAGGCGGACCAGCTCGCCGCCCGCGTACCCTGATGCCCCGACTATGGCAACTTTCATACAGGGATGTTTTTCTTTAGGGAAACTAAAACCTTTTGCGGGAAGAACGGGAAATCCCCCGGCTATTTGGAAAACAACCGCGTAATTTTGATTTTTGGACCGGGCCCCGCAGGCACCGCCAAAAAAAGTTACCGTTCGAGTTTCCGGGTATAAATGTCAAAGAGCCGTTGCGCCAGAAGTTCGATCCGCTGCCGGTCCTCAAGACCTTCGAGCAGATCGGCAGGAATTGCCTCTTTTCCCCGGCTTGCCCCCAGGTATGCCCCGCACAAAAAGCCGATCGTGTCGGTATTTCCCCCTACGTGGGCGGCGACCGTAAAGAGATCGGCCGGGACCTGGTACCGTCGGATCAAAAAAAAGGCAATCGGGAGCGTGTGGTAGAGCGAGACATCGTTTCCGATCTTTAGGACTGCGGTTTCGGTGTCGATCCCTTCTTCTTCGAGTGCGAGGGCGTTATGGATCTTTGCCCCCAGCACTTCGTCCTCGTTCTTTGCCCGGGTAAGTGCCAGCTGTACCGGGTCGGGACTCTCGTGGATTGCATGGTACACGAGCGTGAGGAAGGTTGAGACTGCTGCGTGGGCGCCGGGGTGGGTATGGGTGACCGAACAGGCACGGACCGCCCGCTCGGTACCTTCGTGGATATCGGGATAGGTGAGGGCAAAAGGAAGGGCGGGAGGGATACAGCCGGCGGTCGTGGACCGGACCCCGCAGGCATGGCCTTTTTCCCGCAACATGTGATCGCAGGCCGCGGAGACGGACCCGTCAGGGAACCGGAGCGCCTCGCGGGAGTAGAGTTCCCGCAAGGCGATCCCATACCGCTCATCCGTGTATTTTCCGTCGGCAAGGAGCATGGCGACCAGGATCATGGTCTGGGTATCGTCCGTGAACTGGCCCGGGGCGAGGGTGTCGTTCGGGTGACCCTTGTAGGCCCGGCGATAGCCGTACCGCATCTTGTTGAGGGCCGGCGTAGTGCTCTCGTTTGGCATGCCAAGGGCATCCCCGACTGCCGCTCCGAGCATGCAGCCCTTCATTCTGTCCAGCATTGAATAGAGTATTACCCGGCACCGATAGATAATGATTCTCGTATCATTCCTGGTTTGGAATTTAACGCGAAATGATTCGGCTTTGGCACGTTTCCGGCCGGTGCGCTCATCAGGATCAGAGTTTTATATATTGGGGAATATTTACCGGTGCGGCAGAATTTCACCTGCCAAAACATTTTATACAAATTTGTCATGATTAATAGTGTAAAATATTGGGGGGGATGTATGAACGAGGACTTTGATGTCAAGCTCGTGGAGAACGCGAAGTACTATACCCCGGATGTGCAGTACAGGCGCGACTCCTGGATAGGCGATTACACAACCGCTTATCAAAAATTCCTGTCCGATCCCGAAGCCTTCTGGGCCGGGGTCGCCGGTGAACTGGAATGGAAACGCCCGTGGGACAAGGTCCTCGCGTGGAACTACCCGTACGCGAAATGGTTTGTTGGCGCACAGCTCAACATTACCGAAAACTGTCTCGACCGCCACGTGAAAAGCGACCGGAGAAACAAGGTTGCTCTCATCTGGCGGGGCGAGAACGATAAAGAGCGGGTGTACTCGTACCAGCGGCTGCTGGGCGAGGTCTCGCGGTTCGCGAACGGGTTAAAAAAACTCGGCGTAACAAAAGGCGACCGGGTCTGCATCTACATGCCCATGGTCCCGGAACAGATGATAGCCATGCTTGCCTGCGCCCGGATCGGGGCAGTACATTCGGTTGTCTTTGCCGGGTTCGGGACCGCGGCCTTAAACATGCGGATCAACGATGCCGAAGCCAAAGTGATCATCACTTCGGATATCTCGATCCGGCGGGGTAAGGCGATCCCGCTCATCACAACCGTACACGAGGCCATCGACAACTCGCCGTCCGTGGAGCATGTGGTCATCCACCGGAGGAGAAAAGAGCCGCCGGTCGAGCTCCGCCCGGGATTCGAGCACGATTTCTACGGGCTCATGGAAGGAGAACCGGCAGAGTGCCCGGCAGAAGTCATGGACGCGGAAGACCCACTCTTTATCCTCTACACGAGCGGGTCGACCGGCACGCCAAAAGGCGTTGTCCATACCTGCGGCGGCTACATGGTCGGGACATATTACACCACAAAGATGGTCTTTGACATCAAGGACCGGGACATCTACTGGTGCAGTGCCGACCCCGGCTGGGTCACCGGCCATTCATATATCGTGTACGGGCCGCTCGCGGTGGGGGCCACGGTCTTTATCTCCGAGATCACCCCGGACTACCCGGACGCCGGCAGCTGGTGGAAACTGATCGAGGAACAGCAGGTCTCGGTCTTCTACACGGCACCGACCGCGATAAGGACGTTCATGAAAGTCGGGGAGGAGTGGCCAAACAAGTACAACCTCTCCTCCTTGCGGATCATCGGGTCGGTGGGCGAGCCGCTCAACCCGGAGGCGTTCGAGTGGTACTACCGGGTGATCGGGAAGAATCACTGCCCGATCGTGGACACCTGGTGGCAGACCGANNNNNNNNNNNNNNNNNNNNNNNNNNNNNNNNNNNNNNNNNNNNNNNNNNNNNNNNNNNNNNNNNNNNNNNNNNNNNNNNNNNNNNNNNNNNNNNNNNNNNNNNNNNNNNNNNNNNNNNNNNNNNNNNNNNNNNNNNNNNNNNNNNNNNNNNNNNNNNNNNNNNNNNNNNNNNNNNNNNNNNNNNNNNNNNNNNNNNNNNNNNNNNNNNNNNNNNNNNNNNNNNNNNNNNNNNNNNNNNNNNNNNNNACCTGGTGGCAGACCGAGACCGGCATGCAGATGATCACCACCATGGTTGGGGAACCCATGCGGCCCGGCTTTGTCGGAAAACCTGTCTGCGGGGTCGAGGCCGATGTCGTGAACAAGGACGGCATACCGGTCCCTCCGGGCACCGGGGGCTTTCTGGCGATCAAAAAGCCCTGGCCGTCCATGATGCGCACGATCTACAAGAACGACGAGCGGTACCGGAAGTACTGGGAGACAATCCCCGGCATGTATGCCGCAGGCGATCTTGCGGTCAAAGGGACTGACGGGTACATCATGGTGATTGGCCGGGCCGATGATATCATCATTGTCTCGGGCCACAACATCGGGACGGCCGAAGTGGAGAGTGCACTTGTCTCGCATCATGCAGTGGCAGAAGCTGCAGTGATTGGAAAACCCGATCCGATCAAGGGGAACTCCATCAAGGCGTTTGTGATCCTCCGCGTGGGAAACAATCCGAGCGAGAAACTCACCAAAGACCTTGCATATCACGTGAGGATCACGCTCGGGCCCATCGCGGTCCCGCACGAGATCGAGTATGTCGATAAACTGCCCAAGACCCGGAGCGGCAAGATCATGCGCCGGGTCTTAAAGGCAAAAGAACTGGGGATGGACCCTGGGGATGTCTCGACACTTGAAGAATGACAGGCATATAAAAATGTACAAATACCTGGAAACGAAGGAGAATTGGTAATGGAGTAGGAAACTATGCAGACCGACACGACACAGACGGCCACGGCCGTGAAAAACCTGGATATGACCGCGAACCCGGCGCCCCTTGGGCTCGTCGCGTTCGGCATGACTACGGTGCTTTTGAACCTGCACAATGCAGGTTTCTTCGCACTCGGCTCCATGATCCTCGCGATGGGGATCTTCTATGGCGGCCTTGCACAGGTGATCGCCGGGATCGAGGAGTGGAAGAAGAACAATACCTTCGGGGCGACCGCGTTTACCTCGTTCGGGATGTTCTGGCTGACGCTGGTGGCCCTGCTCGTACTCCCGAAACTGGGGCTCGCCGCAGCACCGGATGCAACATCGATGGCCGCGTACCTTGCCATGTGGGGGATCTTTACGCTCGTCATGTTCATCGGGACCTTAAAGGCAAACCGGGCACTCCAGCTGGTGTTCGGGACGTTAACAATCCTGTTCTTTTTGCTCGCACTTGGCGATGCAACCGGGAACAGCACGATCACCGTGATCGCGGGATACGAAGGGATCCTCTGCGGATTCCTGGCAATCTACGCGGGTCTTGGGCAGGTCTTAAACGAGATGTACAAAAAGACCGTTGTGCCGCTGTAACCGGCGCCCCTCTTTTTTTATTGCTCTTCCGCCCGGTGGATCTTCTTTCGTTGCGCGATCCGGTACCCTGATATGACCAGGACGGACGGCCCAAAACCGGCGTCAATTTCAGGATCGCCCGAGTCCACGTAAAGAGCCGGCGTCTCACGCAGCTTGTGCGGTGTAGCAACCACGATCACCCGGTCTGTCCCGACCCGCCGCACCACCGCAGGGCTGATCTGCTGGCTGCCCCGGCCAAGGATAAATCCCTGTGCCCCGATGGGGCTCACGATGATCCGGGCACCGGGATATTTTCCGGTAAGGGAGAGCAGCGTCTTCTCGTCTGCATCCGCGGCAATGATGTTGCCGTTTAGTGCCGCATCCACACCGAGAAGAGCTTTTGGCATCCCGAGGCGGCGGGCGATCGCCTCGGTGGTCGTCCCTGCTCCAAGGATATAGAGCGTGTCCGGCAGCATCACTTCGGCCATGAACCGGGCGATCTCATCCTTTGCCCGCTCCTCGTCAGCCTCCTCGAATACCTGTTTTGCGGGTTGGGTCATGCCGGCCCGGGCCGCAACCCGGGCAATGCCGTACAGCCGAGTGGCAAGCGTGCCGGCCCGGTATGCCTCCTCGTCCACGTCAACCACGTCGCCGTCCGTGATCGTGTACGGCCCGGAAAGGATCCCTGCCGCAGAGGCCGGGTCAACGGCAAAGACCGCGGAGTACATCTTCACCCCTGCCGGGATCCCAAGGACCGGCACGTCCCGGCCGGCAGCAGCAAAAACATCCCGGGCGGTCCCGTCGCCCCCGCAGAAAAGGATCAGGTCGGCCCCTTCTGCAACAACTGCACGGACAGCATTTTTTGTATCATCCGCGGTGCTCTTGCCTTTGGCGGTATACGCAATCCGGTACCGGGAGATCCCGCACTGCCTGAGCACGTCCTCCCCCATCTCCCCGCTGCAGGTAAGGAACGTGAGATCCGGGAGATCTTTTAGGGGTGCCAGTGCAGTCGCTGCACGGTCCTGTGCATGCGGTACGGCTCCCCGCTTTTGGGCCTCGTCTGCTTTCCCGTCCGTTCCCTTGAGGCCCACGGACCCGCCCATGCCGGCGACAGGGTTTATGATGAGACCAAGGACGGGCATAAAAAAAGGTTATTCGATCTTCGGGATCCGCCCGAGGGCTTCTTTGATCAGTTCGTCCGGGTACTCGTAGTCCACGAGCTTGCCGGAATAGAATGCATCGTACGCGGTCATGTCGAAGTTGCCATGGCCCGTGCAGTTGAAGAGGATCGTCTTTTCCTCGCCGGTCTTTTTGCATGCGAGCGCCTCGTCGACGGCTCCTTTTACTGCATGGGAGGCCTCGGGAGCAACGATGATCCCTTCGGTCCGGGCAAAGGTCTGGGCCGCCTCGAATACCTCACTCTGGTGGTAAGCGACCGCCCGCATCACGCCGTCGTGGACAAGCCTTGATACTATGGGCGAGTCCCCGTGGTAGCGCAGGCCCCCGGCATGCATTGCCGGCGGGACAAAGTCATGGCCGAGCGTGAACATCTTCATGAGCGGGGTGTAGCCCGCCTCGTCGCCAAAGTC
This window encodes:
- a CDS encoding AMP-binding protein, with amino-acid sequence MNEDFDVKLVENAKYYTPDVQYRRDSWIGDYTTAYQKFLSDPEAFWAGVAGELEWKRPWDKVLAWNYPYAKWFVGAQLNITENCLDRHVKSDRRNKVALIWRGENDKERVYSYQRLLGEVSRFANGLKKLGVTKGDRVCIYMPMVPEQMIAMLACARIGAVHSVVFAGFGTAALNMRINDAEAKVIITSDISIRRGKAIPLITTVHEAIDNSPSVEHVVIHRRRKEPPVELRPGFEHDFYGLMEGEPAECPAEVMDAEDPLFILYTSGSTGTPKGVVHTCGGYMVGTYYTTKMVFDIKDRDIYWCSADPGWVTGHSYIVYGPLAVGATVFISEITPDYPDAGSWWKLIEEQQVSVFYTAPTAIRTFMKVGEEWPNKYNLSSLRIIGSVGEPLNPEAFEWYYRVIGKNHCPIVDTWWQT
- a CDS encoding acetate uptake transporter, coding for MQTDTTQTATAVKNLDMTANPAPLGLVAFGMTTVLLNLHNAGFFALGSMILAMGIFYGGLAQVIAGIEEWKKNNTFGATAFTSFGMFWLTLVALLVLPKLGLAAAPDATSMAAYLAMWGIFTLVMFIGTLKANRALQLVFGTLTILFFLLALGDATGNSTITVIAGYEGILCGFLAIYAGLGQVLNEMYKKTVVPL
- a CDS encoding ATP-NAD kinase family protein, with the translated sequence MPVLGLIINPVAGMGGSVGLKGTDGKADEAQKRGAVPHAQDRAATALAPLKDLPDLTFLTCSGEMGEDVLRQCGISRYRIAYTAKGKSTADDTKNAVRAVVAEGADLILFCGGDGTARDVFAAAGRDVPVLGIPAGVKMYSAVFAVDPASAAGILSGPYTITDGDVVDVDEEAYRAGTLATRLYGIARVAARAGMTQPAKQVFEEADEERAKDEIARFMAEVMLPDTLYILGAGTTTEAIARRLGMPKALLGVDAALNGNIIAADADEKTLLSLTGKYPGARIIVSPIGAQGFILGRGSQQISPAVVRRVGTDRVIVVATPHKLRETPALYVDSGDPEIDAGFGPSVLVISGYRIAQRKKIHRAEEQ
- a CDS encoding ADP-ribosylglycohydrolase family protein, with protein sequence MLDRMKGCMLGAAVGDALGMPNESTTPALNKMRYGYRRAYKGHPNDTLAPGQFTDDTQTMILVAMLLADGKYTDERYGIALRELYSREALRFPDGSVSAACDHMLREKGHACGVRSTTAGCIPPALPFALTYPDIHEGTERAVRACSVTHTHPGAHAAVSTFLTLVYHAIHESPDPVQLALTRAKNEDEVLGAKIHNALALEEEGIDTETAVLKIGNDVSLYHTLPIAFFLIRRYQVPADLFTVAAHVGGNTDTIGFLCGAYLGASRGKEAIPADLLEGLEDRQRIELLAQRLFDIYTRKLER
- the argC gene encoding N-acetyl-gamma-glutamyl-phosphate reductase, which translates into the protein MKVAIVGASGYAGGELVRLLCHHSTAKVTCVTSRKLAGTPLDQAHPQLKGLTDLVFENPGPEKIDADVAFLAVPHTAAMSIAGKLLSRGIKVVDLSADYRLPKETFEKVYGVPHTDYFAAPYGIPELHRKEYQNAKFVANPGCFPTGATLAAAPLAKYAHTVIFDSKSGVSGAGDNPSATTHYPNIGDNVNPYKWTSHRHLAEMKQELGFLGSKAKVYFTPHLVPVNRGILTTAHILLNEPLETKEVEKMYRDFYQGEFFVRYQMPMLAAVRGSNFCDIKVESEGLRVVAVSAIDNLVKGASGQAIQNMNIMCGFKETDGLVAAGLLP
- a CDS encoding acyl-CoA synthetase, which gives rise to TWWQTETGMQMITTMVGEPMRPGFVGKPVCGVEADVVNKDGIPVPPGTGGFLAIKKPWPSMMRTIYKNDERYRKYWETIPGMYAAGDLAVKGTDGYIMVIGRADDIIIVSGHNIGTAEVESALVSHHAVAEAAVIGKPDPIKGNSIKAFVILRVGNNPSEKLTKDLAYHVRITLGPIAVPHEIEYVDKLPKTRSGKIMRRVLKAKELGMDPGDVSTLEE